One Bradyrhizobium sp. ISRA464 genomic window carries:
- a CDS encoding IS1182 family transposase has protein sequence MAHIVGQSRYQATLYPETLDEVIAADSAVRVIDGFVDSLDLAGLGFSNVEAEATGRPPYDPRDLLKLYVYGYLNQMRSSRRLEREARRNVEVFWLINRVRPVFKTIADFRKDYPEAIAGVCRAFIKFCREQSVFGGEVLAIDGSKIAAAASRKQVITKAKLAERDAAIERKIADYLTAMDEADAEETPLEPTKTDVAAALAALRAQRAELQQQAEQLVQEGLKQKVLGEPEAKLMRTPRGHQVAYNAQIAVDAQHDMIVAFDLTNEGNDLQQLHPMARQGKAAVGADQVSVVADTGYANGAHGKQCEQDGITAIVPHGERVNPKGKQYFSRDQFSYARESDSWGCPAGEVLQLFKTSHTKQKKEYRTQACPACPLKSQCTEAAQRIIVRGFHDDDREAMHQRAIADPSWMRLRREVAEHPFATIKWLMGTPRFLVRGLRKAKAELALSIIAYNLKRLIAIKSVPALLKALRPCPA, from the coding sequence ATGGCACACATCGTTGGCCAATCGCGCTATCAGGCGACGTTGTATCCCGAGACGTTGGACGAGGTGATCGCGGCAGACAGCGCGGTGCGCGTCATTGACGGTTTTGTGGACAGCCTGGACCTTGCCGGGCTGGGTTTCTCGAACGTTGAGGCGGAGGCGACGGGGCGGCCGCCTTACGATCCGCGCGATCTGTTGAAGCTTTATGTCTACGGGTATCTGAACCAGATGCGTTCGAGCCGGCGGCTTGAGCGTGAGGCTCGGCGCAATGTCGAAGTGTTCTGGCTGATCAACCGGGTGAGGCCGGTGTTCAAGACCATTGCGGACTTCCGCAAGGACTATCCTGAGGCGATTGCCGGGGTCTGCCGGGCCTTTATAAAGTTCTGCCGCGAGCAATCGGTGTTTGGAGGCGAAGTCCTGGCGATCGACGGGAGCAAGATTGCTGCGGCGGCGAGCCGCAAGCAGGTGATCACCAAGGCGAAGCTTGCGGAGCGGGATGCGGCGATCGAGCGCAAGATCGCCGACTACCTGACGGCGATGGATGAGGCCGACGCCGAGGAGACGCCGCTTGAGCCGACCAAGACCGACGTGGCTGCAGCCCTTGCCGCGTTGAGGGCTCAGCGGGCTGAATTGCAGCAGCAGGCCGAACAGCTGGTTCAGGAAGGGCTCAAGCAGAAGGTGCTGGGTGAGCCTGAGGCCAAGCTCATGCGCACGCCGCGCGGCCATCAGGTTGCCTACAATGCACAGATCGCGGTCGATGCCCAGCATGACATGATCGTTGCGTTCGATCTGACCAACGAGGGCAACGATCTGCAGCAACTCCACCCGATGGCCCGGCAGGGCAAGGCGGCCGTCGGCGCCGATCAGGTGAGCGTCGTTGCCGATACCGGCTATGCCAACGGCGCGCACGGCAAGCAATGTGAGCAGGACGGGATCACCGCGATCGTACCGCATGGCGAGCGGGTCAATCCGAAGGGCAAGCAATACTTCAGCCGCGATCAGTTCAGCTACGCCCGAGAGAGCGACAGCTGGGGTTGCCCTGCCGGTGAGGTCCTCCAACTCTTCAAGACCTCCCACACCAAACAGAAGAAGGAATATCGGACGCAAGCCTGCCCGGCCTGTCCGCTGAAATCGCAATGCACCGAGGCGGCGCAGCGGATCATCGTGCGCGGCTTCCATGACGATGACCGCGAGGCCATGCATCAGCGGGCGATCGCCGATCCAAGCTGGATGAGGCTCCGCCGCGAAGTCGCCGAGCATCCGTTCGCGACCATCAAATGGTTGATGGGAACCCCGCGCTTCCTCGTCCGCGGATTGCGCAAAGCCAAAGCCGAACTGGCGCTCAGCATCATCGCCTACAACCTCAAGAGACTGATTGCCATCAAGAGCGTACCCGCTCTGCTCAAGGCGCTCCGGCCCTGTCCAGCTTGA
- a CDS encoding 16S rRNA (uracil(1498)-N(3))-methyltransferase, which produces MPELNFRSPRLFVDAPLRAGQTVELDRNQSNYLGNVLRLAAGDTVRVFNGRDGEWRAAISGRKRADILTIDTQTRAQDRLPDIAYVFAPLKHARLDYMVQKAVEMGAARLQPVLTRFTQVSRVNSERMRANVIEAAEQCGIISLAEVADPVALDRFLAGREQARLLVFCDEAAEVADPMRALQAATAANGGIDVLIGPEGGFAEEERAVLLRQPNILRLALGPRILRADTAGVAALTLVQAALGDWKGNGMRTSLPSS; this is translated from the coding sequence ATGCCTGAACTCAATTTCCGCAGCCCGCGGCTGTTCGTCGACGCGCCATTGCGCGCCGGCCAGACGGTCGAATTGGACCGCAACCAGAGCAACTATCTCGGCAATGTGCTGCGGCTTGCCGCAGGCGACACGGTGCGGGTGTTCAACGGTCGCGACGGCGAATGGCGCGCCGCGATCTCCGGCCGCAAGCGGGCCGATATCTTGACGATCGACACACAGACCCGTGCGCAGGACCGCCTGCCCGACATCGCCTATGTGTTCGCCCCGCTGAAGCATGCGCGGCTCGACTACATGGTGCAGAAGGCGGTCGAGATGGGCGCCGCGCGGCTGCAGCCGGTGCTGACGCGCTTTACCCAGGTCTCGCGGGTCAATAGCGAGCGGATGCGCGCCAATGTGATCGAGGCGGCCGAGCAATGCGGGATCATCTCGCTCGCCGAGGTGGCCGATCCCGTCGCGCTCGATCGTTTCCTCGCCGGCCGCGAGCAGGCGCGCCTGCTGGTGTTTTGCGACGAGGCCGCCGAGGTGGCCGATCCCATGCGGGCGCTGCAGGCGGCAACGGCCGCAAATGGCGGGATCGACGTCCTGATCGGGCCGGAGGGCGGATTTGCCGAGGAAGAGCGCGCCGTTCTGCTGCGCCAGCCCAACATCCTCCGCCTGGCGCTCGGCCCGCGCATCCTGCGGGCGGACACCGCCGGCGTGGCGGCGCTGACTCTGGTGCAGGCGGCGCTGGGGGATTGGAAGGGAAATGGGATGCGCACTTCGTTACCGTCATCCTGA
- a CDS encoding DUF6101 family protein, with translation MRRQTPTGGINSAGSSRALRLDPLSLPLSFHAQDTRADGGTRQVELHREHVVLRRAVKGMRMAVNVRVSDFLGVAVRGIDDAQMLVLVHRDPSLAIPLGTSSDADEIASAWQMWSDIFGLPQLTEEAPRDPAPRRRRRNAIRSRRPKFLVRRRAGVQLNEPRVHRGEREIIARD, from the coding sequence GTGAGGCGTCAAACACCAACAGGCGGGATCAACTCCGCCGGGTCGAGCCGTGCACTGCGGCTCGACCCTCTTTCCCTTCCGCTCAGCTTCCACGCGCAGGACACGCGCGCGGACGGCGGCACGCGGCAGGTCGAGCTTCATCGCGAACACGTCGTGCTACGCCGTGCCGTCAAAGGCATGCGGATGGCCGTCAACGTTCGCGTCAGCGACTTTCTCGGCGTCGCGGTGCGCGGCATCGACGACGCGCAGATGCTGGTGCTGGTTCACCGCGATCCTTCGCTCGCGATTCCACTCGGCACCAGTTCGGACGCCGACGAGATCGCCTCCGCCTGGCAGATGTGGAGCGACATCTTCGGTCTTCCGCAACTGACCGAGGAAGCACCGCGCGATCCGGCCCCGCGCCGCCGCCGCCGTAATGCGATCCGCAGCCGCCGCCCGAAATTCCTGGTCCGCCGCCGCGCCGGCGTCCAGCTCAACGAACCCCGCGTGCATCGCGGTGAGCGCGAGATCATCGCGCGGGATTGA
- a CDS encoding ATP phosphoribosyltransferase regulatory subunit: protein MTEAAATRTTGSAAGSASWADALLASFAQAGYLRAEPAILQPAEPFLDLSGEDIRKSLYLTTDATGEELCLRPDLTIPVARDYLASDRAGQPAGFSYLGAVFRYRWGRPSEFLQAGIESFGRQDRAAADAEMLALALEATTAFGLTDVEIRTGDVALFNALLEALDLYPVWRRRLIKDFNRKVSLTDDIERLTLATAPGRNEYEGVLAALAGSDRKAALALVTDLMSIAGTTNVGGRTVAEIADRFLEQSTLKGGALPRDAVDVIKRFLSIAGDPDDAVAQLRALADDARLNLTTAIDQFESRVGFMAARGIDTHKTRFSTSFGRGLDYYTGFEFELHAKGNGAEPLIAGGRYDGLMTQLGSATPIPAVGFSVWIEAMTKHGKAAANGGAA, encoded by the coding sequence ATGACCGAAGCTGCCGCGACACGCACGACCGGATCCGCCGCCGGATCCGCCTCCTGGGCGGATGCGCTGCTGGCCTCGTTCGCGCAGGCCGGCTATCTCCGGGCCGAGCCCGCCATCCTGCAGCCGGCCGAGCCGTTCCTCGACCTGTCCGGCGAGGACATCCGCAAGAGCCTCTATCTGACGACGGACGCGACCGGCGAGGAGCTCTGTCTGCGCCCGGACCTCACGATTCCCGTGGCGCGCGACTACCTCGCCTCCGACAGAGCCGGCCAGCCGGCGGGCTTCAGCTATCTCGGCGCCGTGTTCCGCTATCGCTGGGGCCGGCCCAGCGAGTTCCTGCAGGCCGGCATCGAATCCTTCGGCCGACAGGACCGCGCCGCGGCCGACGCCGAGATGCTGGCGCTGGCGCTGGAGGCGACCACCGCGTTCGGGCTGACCGATGTCGAGATCCGCACCGGCGACGTCGCGCTGTTCAACGCGCTGCTCGAGGCACTCGATCTTTACCCGGTGTGGCGGCGGCGGCTGATCAAGGATTTCAACCGCAAGGTCTCGCTGACCGACGACATCGAGCGCCTGACGCTCGCGACCGCGCCCGGCCGCAACGAATATGAAGGCGTGCTCGCCGCGCTCGCCGGCTCCGACCGCAAGGCGGCGCTGGCGCTGGTCACCGATCTGATGTCGATCGCCGGCACCACCAATGTCGGCGGCCGCACGGTGGCCGAGATCGCCGACCGCTTCCTCGAGCAATCGACGCTGAAGGGCGGCGCGCTGCCGCGCGATGCGGTCGATGTCATCAAGCGCTTCCTGTCGATCGCGGGCGATCCCGACGATGCCGTCGCGCAGCTGCGCGCGCTGGCCGATGACGCCAGGCTCAACCTCACCACCGCGATCGATCAGTTCGAGAGCCGCGTCGGCTTCATGGCCGCGCGCGGCATCGATACCCACAAGACGCGGTTCTCAACCTCGTTCGGCCGCGGCCTCGACTACTACACCGGCTTCGAGTTCGAGTTGCACGCCAAGGGCAATGGCGCCGAGCCGCTGATCGCCGGCGGCCGCTATGACGGGTTGATGACGCAGCTGGGTTCGGCCACCCCGATTCCCGCCGTCGGCTTCTCGGTGTGGATCGAGGCGATGACCAAGCACGGCAAGGCCGCCGCCAACGGAGGCGCCGCATGA
- a CDS encoding 3'(2'),5'-bisphosphate nucleotidase CysQ — protein MADADTDDWIKARDAALLTKTVHEAGRLALSLFRTELKNWIKGASSPVSEADIAVNDLLEERLRAATPDYGWLSEESADDETRLGKRLTWIVDPIDGTRAYLAGREDWCVSVALVEKASPLLAAVYAPASDEFFFAARGQGATRNDIAVHATAGTDFDFLRMAGPKPLVQRLGPTSGEITLYPRIGSLALRLCRVAQGHLDAAFAGGQSRDWDLAAANLIVQEADGKMTALSGDAIEYNRREVSHGVLVAAGRDRHARIVEHFRNRPLP, from the coding sequence TTGGCGGACGCTGATACGGACGACTGGATCAAGGCCCGCGACGCGGCATTGCTGACCAAGACGGTGCACGAGGCGGGACGGCTGGCGCTGTCGCTGTTCCGGACCGAGCTGAAGAACTGGATCAAGGGTGCCTCGTCGCCGGTCTCCGAAGCCGACATCGCGGTGAACGACCTGCTGGAGGAGCGGCTGCGCGCGGCAACGCCGGATTACGGCTGGTTGTCGGAGGAAAGCGCCGATGACGAGACGAGGCTCGGCAAGCGCCTGACCTGGATCGTCGATCCGATCGACGGCACCCGCGCCTATCTCGCCGGTCGCGAGGACTGGTGCGTCAGCGTGGCGCTGGTTGAGAAGGCGTCGCCGTTGCTCGCGGCGGTGTATGCACCGGCCTCCGATGAATTCTTTTTCGCCGCGCGCGGGCAGGGGGCGACCCGCAACGACATCGCCGTGCACGCGACCGCCGGCACCGATTTCGACTTTCTGCGTATGGCGGGGCCAAAGCCCCTCGTGCAACGGCTCGGTCCGACGTCGGGCGAGATCACGCTCTATCCGCGAATCGGATCGTTGGCCTTGCGGCTGTGCCGGGTCGCACAAGGTCATCTTGACGCGGCCTTCGCGGGTGGGCAAAGCCGCGACTGGGATCTTGCCGCGGCGAATTTGATCGTGCAGGAAGCGGATGGTAAGATGACTGCGCTCTCGGGGGATGCGATTGAGTACAATCGCCGGGAGGTATCGCATGGGGTGCTGGTGGCAGCGGGACGTGATCGTCATGCACGCATTGTCGAGCATTTTCGTAACCGTCCATTGCCCTGA
- the ubiA gene encoding 4-hydroxybenzoate octaprenyltransferase, with protein sequence MSDLSARVADSTGNWVDTHAPAWTRPYLRLARFDRPIGSWLLLMPCWWSAALAAGVADDVRSLPLVVVLFFIGAFVMRGAGCTWNDITDRDLDARVERTRSRPIPAGQVTVTQAVVFMILQALVGLAVLLQFNRFAVLTGIASLLIVAIYPFMKRITWWPQVVLGLAFSYGALMGFAVTFARIDATALALYAGSIAWVIAYDTIYAHQDAEDDALIGVKSTARLFGARTHRALVLFYGLAVLLIGVAFGLASVHWPAWIGLAAFALHLAWQIRRLDISNPALCLRIFKSNRDAGLILFASLVVDAVLRAA encoded by the coding sequence ATGAGCGACCTCAGCGCCCGCGTTGCCGACTCCACAGGCAACTGGGTCGATACGCATGCGCCGGCATGGACGCGGCCGTATCTGCGGCTCGCCCGGTTCGACCGACCGATCGGATCGTGGCTGCTGTTGATGCCGTGCTGGTGGTCGGCGGCGCTCGCCGCCGGCGTTGCGGATGACGTCAGGTCATTGCCGCTCGTGGTCGTGTTGTTCTTCATCGGCGCCTTCGTGATGCGCGGCGCCGGCTGCACCTGGAACGACATCACCGATCGCGATCTCGATGCGAGGGTCGAGCGCACGCGGTCGCGGCCGATCCCGGCCGGGCAGGTGACGGTGACGCAGGCGGTGGTCTTCATGATCCTGCAGGCGCTGGTCGGACTCGCGGTGCTCCTGCAGTTCAACCGCTTCGCGGTGTTGACCGGCATCGCCTCGCTTCTGATCGTCGCGATCTATCCCTTCATGAAGCGCATCACCTGGTGGCCGCAGGTCGTGCTGGGCCTCGCCTTCTCCTACGGCGCGCTGATGGGATTTGCGGTGACGTTTGCGCGGATCGATGCAACCGCGCTTGCGCTCTATGCCGGATCGATCGCCTGGGTGATCGCCTACGACACCATCTACGCGCATCAGGACGCCGAGGACGACGCGCTGATCGGCGTCAAATCCACCGCGCGGCTGTTCGGCGCGCGCACCCATCGCGCGCTTGTGCTGTTCTACGGCCTTGCCGTGCTCCTGATCGGCGTGGCGTTCGGTCTCGCGAGCGTGCACTGGCCGGCCTGGATCGGGCTTGCGGCCTTTGCGCTGCATCTCGCCTGGCAGATCCGGCGGCTCGACATCAGCAACCCCGCGCTCTGCCTGCGCATCTTCAAATCCAACCGCGACGCCGGCCTCATCCTGTTCGCGAGCCTGGTCGTCGATGCGGTGCTGCGCGCGGCGTGA
- a CDS encoding DUF4170 domain-containing protein, producing the protein MSDNAQPQLLHLVIGGELTDLEHNTFKNLDEVDIVGVYPNYATAYAAWKAKAQQTVDNAQMRYFVVHLHRLLDPEQDAKHSH; encoded by the coding sequence ATGTCAGACAATGCCCAGCCGCAACTGCTCCACCTCGTCATCGGTGGCGAGTTGACCGATCTCGAGCACAACACCTTCAAGAACCTGGACGAAGTCGACATCGTCGGGGTGTACCCGAACTATGCGACTGCTTACGCGGCCTGGAAGGCGAAGGCGCAGCAGACGGTGGACAACGCCCAGATGCGCTATTTCGTTGTTCACCTCCACCGGTTGCTCGATCCTGAGCAGGACGCAAAGCACTCCCATTGA
- the lpxK gene encoding tetraacyldisaccharide 4'-kinase, producing MREPAFWYRPSSWISHLLRPLAALYGAIAAQRMQRVGADAGIPVFCIGNYHVGGAGKTPTVLALAKLLRELDERPVVLSRGYGGRLRGPVKVDPDSHTAADVGDEPLMMASTLPVVVSRARAEGLALARAQDASVILMDDGFQNPSVVKDASFIVIDGKRGLGNGRVFPAGPLRAPLPPQLARTDALIVVGEGNAAQKIAAELASRGKPVLPARLKPDEASLAALRDKRALAFAGIGDPARFFNTLRTSGVEVVQGRAFADHHAFTKAEIDALVAEARRDGLALVTTEKDLARLRAAGGIPAWAQAIVPFAVTLQFADASALRRFVTDQLFKARQRRLSK from the coding sequence ATGCGTGAGCCGGCCTTCTGGTACCGGCCTTCGTCTTGGATATCGCATCTGTTGAGACCGCTCGCCGCGCTTTACGGCGCGATCGCCGCGCAGCGCATGCAGCGCGTCGGCGCGGATGCCGGCATTCCGGTCTTTTGCATCGGCAATTATCACGTCGGCGGCGCCGGCAAGACGCCGACCGTGCTGGCGCTCGCGAAGCTGCTGCGTGAGCTCGACGAGCGGCCGGTGGTGCTCAGCCGTGGCTATGGCGGCAGGCTGCGTGGCCCGGTCAAGGTCGATCCCGACAGCCACACTGCGGCGGATGTCGGCGACGAGCCGCTGATGATGGCGTCGACGCTGCCGGTCGTGGTTTCGCGCGCGCGCGCCGAGGGCCTCGCGCTGGCACGGGCCCAGGACGCGAGCGTGATCCTCATGGACGACGGCTTCCAGAATCCGTCGGTGGTCAAGGATGCTTCATTCATCGTCATCGACGGCAAGCGCGGGCTCGGAAATGGTCGTGTCTTTCCGGCCGGACCCCTGCGCGCGCCGCTGCCGCCGCAGCTGGCGCGGACCGACGCGCTGATCGTGGTCGGCGAGGGGAATGCGGCGCAAAAGATCGCGGCCGAGCTCGCGTCGCGCGGCAAGCCCGTGCTCCCGGCGCGGCTGAAGCCGGATGAAGCTTCGCTCGCAGCGTTGCGCGACAAACGCGCGCTCGCCTTTGCCGGCATCGGCGATCCCGCGCGCTTCTTCAACACGCTGCGGACCAGCGGTGTCGAGGTCGTGCAGGGCCGCGCCTTCGCCGATCACCACGCCTTTACGAAGGCTGAGATCGACGCGCTCGTTGCGGAGGCGCGCCGCGACGGCTTGGCGCTGGTGACAACGGAAAAGGATCTTGCGCGGTTGCGCGCCGCGGGCGGGATACCGGCCTGGGCGCAGGCGATCGTGCCGTTCGCCGTCACGCTGCAGTTCGCGGATGCGTCAGCGCTGCGGCGCTTCGTGACCGATCAGCTGTTCAAGGCAAGGCAGAGGAGATTGAGCAAGTGA
- a CDS encoding 3-deoxy-D-manno-octulosonic acid transferase, which yields MPRSGGRRQRLASSLPMTLRVYRKLSSAMVPLAPALIKRRLRLGKEDPARVGERRGMSDDVRPHGPLVWIHGASVGEVLAAAALIERLRAFNLRILLTSGTVTSAAIVAKRFPPDVIHQYVPYDSPRYVARFLDHWRPSLALFIESDLWPNLILSSAARRLPMVLINGRMSQRSFPRWRRVSNTISALLGRFDICLAQSDTDAERFAALGSRRVVTTGNLKLDVPAPPADPAKLERLMSVTRGRPIAVSASTHPGEEEILIETHKTLSGFFPGLLTVIVPRHADRGESVARLVTAAGLRPGLRSHEDLPVATTDIYVADTMGELGLFYRLAPIVFMGGSLVPHGGQNPIEAIKLGAAIVHGPHVFNFTDVYEALDRSGGARRADDREALVKQLGQFLADPAARDASLAASERVVEQLGGALERTLTALEPYLLQLRLEMGAANA from the coding sequence ATGCCGCGGTCGGGCGGCCGGAGGCAGCGCTTGGCTAGCTCGCTCCCGATGACGTTGCGCGTGTATCGCAAGCTGTCGTCTGCGATGGTGCCGCTCGCGCCTGCTTTGATCAAACGACGCTTGAGGCTCGGCAAGGAAGATCCCGCACGGGTCGGCGAGCGGCGCGGCATGAGCGACGACGTCCGGCCGCACGGCCCGCTGGTCTGGATCCACGGCGCGAGCGTCGGCGAGGTGCTGGCGGCCGCGGCGCTGATCGAGCGCCTGCGCGCGTTCAATCTGCGCATCCTCCTCACCTCGGGCACGGTGACCTCGGCCGCGATCGTGGCGAAACGTTTCCCGCCTGACGTGATCCACCAGTACGTGCCGTATGACTCGCCGCGCTATGTCGCGCGCTTCCTCGATCACTGGCGGCCCTCGCTGGCGCTGTTCATCGAGTCAGATCTGTGGCCGAACCTGATCCTGTCGAGCGCCGCCCGGCGGCTGCCGATGGTGCTGATCAACGGGCGGATGTCACAGCGCTCGTTCCCGCGCTGGCGCCGCGTCTCCAACACCATTTCCGCGCTGCTCGGCCGGTTCGATATCTGCCTTGCCCAATCGGATACCGATGCCGAACGCTTCGCCGCGCTCGGCAGCCGCCGCGTCGTCACCACGGGCAATCTCAAGCTCGACGTGCCGGCGCCGCCGGCCGATCCCGCCAAGCTGGAGCGGCTGATGTCGGTGACGCGCGGCCGCCCGATCGCGGTCTCGGCCTCCACCCATCCGGGCGAGGAAGAGATCCTGATCGAGACGCACAAGACGCTCTCGGGCTTCTTCCCCGGACTGCTCACGGTGATCGTGCCGCGCCACGCCGATCGCGGCGAATCGGTCGCGCGGCTCGTCACCGCCGCGGGCCTGCGCCCCGGCCTGCGCTCGCATGAGGACCTGCCGGTCGCGACCACCGACATCTATGTCGCCGATACGATGGGCGAGCTCGGCTTGTTCTATCGGCTGGCACCAATCGTGTTCATGGGCGGCTCGCTGGTCCCGCATGGCGGCCAGAATCCGATCGAGGCCATCAAGCTCGGCGCCGCGATCGTGCATGGTCCGCATGTCTTCAATTTCACCGACGTCTATGAGGCGCTGGATCGCTCCGGCGGCGCGAGGCGCGCCGATGATCGGGAAGCGTTGGTCAAGCAGCTCGGCCAGTTCCTGGCCGACCCCGCTGCGCGCGACGCTTCGCTCGCGGCATCGGAGCGCGTCGTCGAGCAGCTTGGCGGCGCGCTGGAGCGCACGCTGACGGCGCTCGAGCCCTATCTGTTGCAGCTGCGGCTCGAGATGGGAGCCGCCAATGCGTGA
- a CDS encoding lysophospholipid acyltransferase family protein: MKRFFRDLLRSAFVQRALGVLAAEYLRLVWLTNRFSYDPPDVYEQVEPMMPAIFVFWHGQHLMTPFVKIKESYRAKVLISRHPDGEFNAIAAERLGIGTIRGSGDHSGAFNRKGGVGAFKEMGRALEDGWNVATTADVPKRARVAGLGPVMLARETGRPILALAMVTSRFIRLKNWDSTTINLPFGRGAVVGIEPVYVPPDADAATMEKLRQHVEFLLNEATRRAYAAVGRPEAALG; the protein is encoded by the coding sequence TTGAAACGTTTTTTTCGCGATTTGCTGCGCAGCGCCTTCGTGCAGCGCGCGCTGGGTGTGCTTGCGGCCGAGTACTTGCGGCTGGTCTGGCTCACCAACCGCTTCAGCTACGACCCGCCGGATGTCTATGAGCAGGTCGAGCCGATGATGCCGGCGATTTTCGTGTTCTGGCACGGCCAGCACCTGATGACGCCGTTCGTCAAGATCAAGGAGAGCTATCGCGCCAAGGTGCTGATCTCCCGGCACCCCGACGGCGAGTTCAACGCGATCGCGGCCGAGCGGCTCGGGATCGGCACCATCCGCGGTTCCGGCGACCACTCCGGCGCCTTCAACCGCAAGGGCGGCGTCGGTGCCTTCAAGGAGATGGGACGGGCACTGGAAGATGGCTGGAATGTCGCGACCACGGCCGATGTGCCGAAGCGGGCGCGGGTGGCAGGCCTCGGTCCTGTGATGCTGGCGCGGGAGACCGGCCGGCCGATCCTCGCTTTGGCGATGGTCACCAGCCGTTTCATCCGGTTGAAAAACTGGGATTCCACCACCATCAATTTGCCATTCGGGCGAGGCGCAGTGGTAGGTATTGAGCCGGTTTACGTGCCGCCCGATGCCGATGCCGCGACCATGGAAAAGCTTCGGCAGCACGTGGAGTTTCTTCTGAACGAAGCGACCCGACGCGCCTATGCCGCGGTCGGGCGGCCGGAGGCAGCGCTTGGCTAG
- a CDS encoding TldD/PmbA family protein, giving the protein MNPSPFASSRHGDTSDLFDQSGLSKLAQRLVDAAKRAGADAADAVAVRGVSQGVEVRDGRVEETERSEGDDVGLRVFVGQRQAVVSTNDVSGDGVAKLAERAVAMARVAPDDKYVGLADPALLAHDFPDLDLLDRKVPSTAELEQRAMEAEAAALAVKGVTKSGGASASTGIGGMVLVTSTGFHGSYLRSSQSISTTAISGEGTGMERDYDFTSALHASDLDSPATVGRKAGERAVARSNPRKVETCKVPVIYDPRVAGSIIGHLVGAINGASIARKTSFLKDRLGEQLFSKTIRIIDDPLRVRGLRSQTFDAEGVKVKKTALIDDGVLTTWILDSATARELGLVTTGHAHRGVSSSPSPGSYNLHLEPGTVTPKELISDIKQGFYVTDLIGSGVNGVTGDYSRGASGFWIENGEITYPVSEVTIAGHLLPMFKSLVAANDLEFRYGVNAPTLRIEGLTLGGR; this is encoded by the coding sequence GTGAACCCTTCACCATTTGCATCGTCGCGACACGGTGATACCTCCGATCTGTTTGATCAATCGGGCTTGAGCAAGCTCGCGCAGCGTCTGGTCGACGCAGCCAAGCGCGCGGGCGCCGATGCCGCCGACGCGGTCGCGGTGCGCGGCGTCTCGCAGGGCGTCGAGGTGCGCGACGGCCGGGTCGAGGAAACCGAGCGTTCGGAAGGCGACGACGTCGGGTTGCGCGTGTTCGTCGGCCAGCGCCAGGCGGTGGTGTCGACCAATGACGTCAGCGGTGACGGTGTCGCGAAGCTCGCCGAGCGCGCGGTCGCGATGGCGCGCGTGGCGCCCGACGACAAATATGTCGGGCTAGCCGATCCGGCGCTGCTTGCGCATGATTTCCCCGATCTCGATCTGCTCGACCGCAAGGTTCCTTCCACCGCCGAGCTGGAGCAGCGCGCGATGGAGGCGGAGGCCGCGGCGCTCGCGGTCAAGGGCGTCACCAAATCAGGCGGTGCGTCGGCTTCGACCGGGATCGGCGGCATGGTGCTGGTGACCTCGACCGGCTTCCACGGCTCCTATTTGCGTTCCAGCCAAAGCATCTCGACGACGGCGATTTCAGGCGAAGGCACCGGCATGGAGCGCGACTACGATTTCACCAGCGCGCTGCATGCGTCAGATCTCGATTCGCCCGCTACCGTCGGCCGCAAGGCCGGCGAGCGCGCGGTGGCGCGGTCCAATCCGCGCAAGGTCGAAACCTGCAAGGTGCCGGTGATCTACGACCCGCGGGTTGCGGGCTCGATCATCGGCCATCTCGTCGGCGCCATCAACGGCGCCTCGATCGCGCGCAAGACCAGCTTCCTGAAGGACCGGCTCGGCGAGCAGCTGTTCTCGAAGACCATCCGCATCATCGACGATCCGTTGCGGGTGCGTGGCCTGCGCTCGCAGACCTTCGATGCCGAGGGCGTCAAGGTGAAGAAAACAGCGCTGATCGATGATGGCGTGCTGACAACATGGATTCTGGACTCCGCGACCGCGCGCGAGCTTGGCCTCGTCACGACCGGCCACGCCCATCGCGGCGTGTCGTCCTCACCCTCGCCGGGATCATACAATTTGCATCTCGAGCCCGGCACGGTGACTCCGAAGGAGCTGATCTCCGACATCAAGCAGGGCTTCTATGTGACAGATTTGATCGGATCCGGTGTCAACGGCGTGACGGGCGACTACAGCCGCGGCGCGTCCGGCTTCTGGATCGAGAATGGCGAGATCACCTATCCGGTCAGCGAGGTGACCATCGCGGGCCATCTGCTGCCGATGTTCAAGTCGCTGGTTGCGGCCAACGATCTGGAATTCCGCTACGGCGTCAACGCGCCGACGCTGCGCATCGAGGGCCTGACGCTTGGCGGACGCTGA